GCCGTGGCCCGCATCATCGCCAGTTGCGACGCCTTCGTGCACGCCAATGACAAGGAGCCGTTCGGCCTGATCGTGCTGGAGGCGATGGCCTGCGGCAGGGCCGTGGTCGGCGTCAACGCGGGCGGCGTGGCCGAGACGGTCGATGATAGCGTGGGGCAACTGGCCGCCTCGGCCGACCCGGTCGACTACGCCGCAGCCATTGAGGCGCTGTTCGCCCGCGACGTAGAGGCGCTGGGCGCGGCGGCGCGGGTCAAGGCGGTCGAGCAGTTCGCCTGGAACCGCGTGTTCGAGGACCTGACCATGCTGTACGGCGAACTGACCGGGCAGGCCGCCTTTGTCACGCCGCGAGAGCGACTGCCGCTCAACTAGGGCTTGGGATGGACTGAACTGCGGGCGTGCGAAAGCGGCGCTTGCGGTCGGTTTCGATTTTCAGGAGAAGAGGGAAGGGCGGTGCGCCACTCCCTCAAAGCCTTGAGAGGAGTGGCGCGAGTGACGGGGCTCGAACCCGCGACCTCCGGCGTGACAGGCCGGCACTCTAACCAACTGAGCTACACCCGCGTTCCCATCCGAAGCGACTGTGCGCCCCGGCGAGGGGCGTCGTTTAGGCGGGGCTGCGCCGAAGGTCAAGCGACCTGGCTGTGGATAAATCAAATCATCTTGTCGGAGCGGCTGCGGCGGCCTGAGGCGGGGCGGCGGGACCGGCGATTCCGCCGTCCGCCGGAAGCTGAGAGGCCGTGGCCGGCGGGGGCGGTTCGTAGTGCACGCCCACGCCCGGCCCTAGCGGCAGGTCCAGCGCCACCCAGGCCGCCACCATGATCAGGCCCGCAACCAGGAAGGCTCCGGCGTAGGGCAGCATGGTCGCCATCAGCGATCCCAGGCCGAATCTCGGATCCCAGCGCTGGGCGAAGGTCAGGATCAGCGGGAAGTAGCTCATCAGCGGCGTGGCGATGTTGGTGACGGAATCACCCATGCGGTAGGCGGCGGTCGTCATCTCCGGGCTGATGCCCAGAAGCATGAACATGGGCACCACGATGGGCGCCAGAGCCGACCACTTGGCCGAGGCCGAGCCGATGAACAGGTCGAAGATGCAGGACACCAGCACCACCATGATCAGCAGCAGCGGCGTCGGCAGGGCCAGTTCGCGCAAGGAGGCGGCTGCATTGACCGCCAGGATCGGTCCCAGGCCGGACCAGTTGAACATGGCGACGAAGTGGGCGGCGAAGAAGGCCAGGACGATATAGGGCGCCAGTTGGCTGATCCCCTCGCGCATCATCCGCACCAGGTCGTGGTGGCTCTTGATCGAACCGGAGCCCGCGCCGAAGGCCGCGCCCGCCATGAAGAAGGTCAGGGCGAAGAAGGCCACCAGCGAGCGATACAGGGGATTGAAGCGCTGCTCCGGCTCGGCGTCGGCGTCGACAAACGGGGAGCCGGGCAGGAAGGTCACCGCGGCCCAGACGGCGATCATCGCCAGGATGGTCAGGCCGGCCCAGGCCAGGCCGCGCTTCTCGGCGGCGGTCAGGGGCGTCTTCTCCTCGGCCGCGACCGGGGCGGCGTCGTGTGGGCTCCAGGCGCCCAGGCGCGGCTCGATGACGCGGTCGGTCAGGAACCAGACAATGGGGGTGAAGACAATCACCACCCCGACGATGAAGAACCAGTTGCCCGCGATGCTGACGGCGTAGGACGGGTCGATCAGATGGGCCGCCGGCTCGGTGATGCCCAGGATCAGGGCGTCGCTGGCGCCGGGGAAGAGGTTGCCCGCATAGCCGCCCGACACGGCGGCGAAACCAGCGGCCAGGCCCGCCAGCGGATGGCGGCCGGCAGCGGCGAAGATGACGGCCGCCAGTGGAATCACCACGACATAGGAGGCGTCCGACGCGTGGTGCGACACCATGCCGGTGATCACCACGATCGGCGTCAGGATGAAGCGCGGCGCATTCAGCAGCGCGCCTCGGATCGCTGTCGAGAACAGGCCGGTCCGCTCGGCCACCGAGGCGCCGTAGATGATGGTGATGACGATCCCCAGCGGCGGGAAGTCGGCCAGGGTGCGCGGCATGCCGATGAACAGCCGCTCCAGATTGGCGGGCGACAACAGGCTTTGCGCCTGCAGCACTTCGCCGGTCACCGGGTTGACGGCGGACCAGCCCAGGCCGGCCCCGACCAGGCTCAGCACGACCAGACCGAGGATCAACCATAGGAACAGGAAGACAGGATCTGGCAGCCGATTGCCGATACGCTCGACGGTGTTCAGCAGGCGGGCGGCCAGGTTCATGCGCAAGCTCTGGGTTCAGGATAGACGACAGCGCATTTCGCGGATCACCGGCATAGGAGGCAATCGAAAGGGCTGCGGCAAATCGCGCAAAGAACTGCGAACCGTTCGCAACAAAAAACCTTTGCCGACATGGGTTTGAACCCTGGCGAGGTTGGGTCTAAGAAGCCCCGAATCCGCCCCCTACCTCCCGGCGGGCGAGGCAGCTCGAATGAACGAATTTCTTCTAGAATATCTTCCGATCGTCGTTTTCCTGGGCATCGCCATCGTGCTCGGCGCCGGCTTCATGCTGGCGGCCTGGGTGCTGGCTCCCAAGAACCCCGATACCGAGAAGCTCTCGGCTTATGAGTGCGGCTTCAACGCCTTTGACGATGCGCGCATGAAGTTCGACGTGCGCTTCTATCTGGTGTCGATCCTCTTCATCATCTTCGACCTGGAAATCGCCTTCCTGTTCCCGTGGGCGGTGTCGATGTTCGACCTGTCGCACGGCGGCATGGTCTTCGCCTTCTGGTCGATGATGGTCTTCCTGGGCGTCCTGACGGTCGGCTTCATCTACGAATGGAAGAAGGGAGCCCTGGAATGGCAGTGATCGCCCCCTCCAGTCCTCTGGTCCCCGCAGGTTCGGCTGCGCGTTCGACCGTCGAGGGCTATGATCCCAAGATCCACGACAAGTTCTTCGAGTCGGTGAACACCGAGCTAGGCGAGCGCGGCTTTCTGACGACCTCGCTGGACGACGTCATCACCTGGGCCCGCACGGGTTCGCTGATGTGGATGTCGTTCGGCCTGGCCTGCTGCGCCGTGGAGATGATCCACCTGTCGATGCCGCGCTTCGACCTGGAGCGCTTCGGCACCGCGCCGCGCGGTTCGCCGCGCCAGTCGGACCTGATGATCGTCGCCGGGACGCTGACCAACAAGATGGCTCCGGCCCTGCGCAAGGTCTACGACCAGATGCCGGACCCGCGCTACGTCATCTCGATGGGCAGCTGCGCCAACGGCGGCGGCTACTATCACTACAGCTACAGCGTCGTGCGCGGCTGCGACCGCGTGGTGCCGGTGGACGTTTACGTTCCGGGTTGCCCGCCGACCGCCGAGGCCCTGCTGTACGGCATCCTGCAGCTGCAGAAGAAGATCCGCCGCACGGGGACCATCGAACGATGAGCGAACTGGTGCGCGTTGCGGAGCGCGAATCCGCCCTGACGCCCCTGGGCACGGAAATGGTCGCGGCGCTCGGCGTCGAGGCTGTGGTGGCCTATGGCGAACTGACCCTGATCGCCCCGCGCGAGAACATCGTCGAGATCATGACGGCCCTGCGCGATCAGTTCGGCTTCCAGCAGTGCATGGATGTCTGCGGCGCCGACTATCCTGACCGCGCCGAGCGGTTCGAGGTGGTTTACCACCTGCTGTCGCTGACCCGCGCCGCGCGGGTTCGCGTCAAGGTGTCGACCGATGAGGTCAAGCCGGTCCCCAGCGTGACGTCGGTCTATCCGTCGGCCGGCTGGTTCGAGCGTGAGGCCTTCGACATGTACGGCATGATCTTCTCGGATCACCCGGACATGCGCCGAATCCTGACCGACTACGGCTTCCAGGGGCATCCGCTGCGCAAGGACTTCCCCATGACGGGTTATGTCGAGGTCCGCTACGACGAAGAGCAGAAGCGCATCGTCTATGAGCCGGTGAAGCTGACGCAGGAATTCCGCAACTTCGACTTCCTGTCTCCGTGGGAAGGCGCCGACTATCCGACATCGGTCCTGCCGGGCGATGAAAAGGCGGGAGCGCAGTAATGGCCGACGTCAAGAACATGCCCGCGCCGCTCGGTTCGGCTATCGACCCGTTCGAGGACTATGAGGACGGCCTGACCCCGCACGCGCGGGCGATGGACGACCGCAAGTTCACCATCAACTTCGGCCCGCAACACCCGGCCGCGCACGGCGTGCTGCGTCTGGTGCTGGAGCTGGACGGCGAGCTGGTCACGCGCGTTGATCCGCACATCGGCCTGCTGCACCGCGGCACCGAGAAGCTGATGGAGGCGCGCACCTACCTCCAGAACATCCCCTACCTGGACCGGCTAGACTACGTCTCGCCGATGAACCAGGAGCACGCCTTCTGCCTGGCCATCGAGCGCCTGCTGGA
Above is a window of Brevundimonas naejangsanensis DNA encoding:
- a CDS encoding AbgT family transporter, producing the protein MNLAARLLNTVERIGNRLPDPVFLFLWLILGLVVLSLVGAGLGWSAVNPVTGEVLQAQSLLSPANLERLFIGMPRTLADFPPLGIVITIIYGASVAERTGLFSTAIRGALLNAPRFILTPIVVITGMVSHHASDASYVVVIPLAAVIFAAAGRHPLAGLAAGFAAVSGGYAGNLFPGASDALILGITEPAAHLIDPSYAVSIAGNWFFIVGVVIVFTPIVWFLTDRVIEPRLGAWSPHDAAPVAAEEKTPLTAAEKRGLAWAGLTILAMIAVWAAVTFLPGSPFVDADAEPEQRFNPLYRSLVAFFALTFFMAGAAFGAGSGSIKSHHDLVRMMREGISQLAPYIVLAFFAAHFVAMFNWSGLGPILAVNAAASLRELALPTPLLLIMVVLVSCIFDLFIGSASAKWSALAPIVVPMFMLLGISPEMTTAAYRMGDSVTNIATPLMSYFPLILTFAQRWDPRFGLGSLMATMLPYAGAFLVAGLIMVAAWVALDLPLGPGVGVHYEPPPPATASQLPADGGIAGPAAPPQAAAAAPTR
- a CDS encoding NADH-quinone oxidoreductase subunit A; the encoded protein is MNEFLLEYLPIVVFLGIAIVLGAGFMLAAWVLAPKNPDTEKLSAYECGFNAFDDARMKFDVRFYLVSILFIIFDLEIAFLFPWAVSMFDLSHGGMVFAFWSMMVFLGVLTVGFIYEWKKGALEWQ
- a CDS encoding NuoB/complex I 20 kDa subunit family protein, which encodes MEEGSPGMAVIAPSSPLVPAGSAARSTVEGYDPKIHDKFFESVNTELGERGFLTTSLDDVITWARTGSLMWMSFGLACCAVEMIHLSMPRFDLERFGTAPRGSPRQSDLMIVAGTLTNKMAPALRKVYDQMPDPRYVISMGSCANGGGYYHYSYSVVRGCDRVVPVDVYVPGCPPTAEALLYGILQLQKKIRRTGTIER
- a CDS encoding NADH-quinone oxidoreductase subunit C, producing the protein MSELVRVAERESALTPLGTEMVAALGVEAVVAYGELTLIAPRENIVEIMTALRDQFGFQQCMDVCGADYPDRAERFEVVYHLLSLTRAARVRVKVSTDEVKPVPSVTSVYPSAGWFEREAFDMYGMIFSDHPDMRRILTDYGFQGHPLRKDFPMTGYVEVRYDEEQKRIVYEPVKLTQEFRNFDFLSPWEGADYPTSVLPGDEKAGAQ